Proteins found in one Mucilaginibacter gracilis genomic segment:
- a CDS encoding IS982 family transposase codes for MNNLIQNYTFILEEFRKLSIKEDFYYKPVRPRLSDLELITLNLTAEYCGIDSEYQLFRNLKGTPLDILIERSVYNKRKRKLFPHINEVRKKLVQKLNAVQDCFIVDSMPLEVCKNARAARSKICKEQEYAFPNHGFCAAQSSRYYGYKLHAVCSVDGVFENFDLSPASVHDIHYLKDIQQQMTDCVLLGDKGYLSAEVQVNLFESVNIRLETPMRNNQKKFKPYPYLFKKSRKRIETLFSQLCDQFMIRRNYAKTFEGFKTRTLSKITALTTIQYLNKFIFKRNMNHIKINLV; via the coding sequence ATGAACAACTTGATTCAAAATTACACTTTTATTTTAGAAGAGTTTAGGAAACTGTCAATAAAAGAGGACTTTTATTACAAACCAGTAAGGCCAAGACTGTCTGATTTAGAGTTAATTACGTTAAATTTGACCGCTGAATATTGTGGAATAGATTCTGAATATCAGTTATTTAGAAACCTGAAAGGTACCCCGCTTGATATCTTGATCGAACGAAGTGTTTACAATAAGAGAAAAAGAAAATTGTTCCCGCACATAAATGAGGTGAGAAAAAAGCTTGTTCAGAAACTGAACGCTGTCCAGGACTGTTTCATTGTCGATTCAATGCCTTTAGAGGTATGTAAAAATGCCCGTGCAGCAAGAAGTAAAATCTGCAAAGAACAGGAATACGCTTTTCCAAACCATGGTTTTTGTGCTGCGCAAAGTTCGAGGTATTATGGATACAAACTGCATGCAGTTTGTTCAGTAGATGGTGTTTTTGAGAACTTTGACCTAAGCCCTGCTTCCGTACATGACATACATTACCTGAAAGATATACAACAACAAATGACTGATTGCGTGCTACTTGGAGACAAAGGCTATTTGTCCGCAGAGGTACAGGTCAATCTTTTTGAATCTGTAAACATTAGATTGGAAACCCCGATGAGAAACAATCAAAAGAAATTCAAACCGTATCCATACCTATTCAAAAAATCAAGGAAAAGGATTGAAACGCTATTTTCGCAACTGTGCGATCAGTTTATGATCAGAAGAAATTATGCCAAAACTTTTGAGGGGTTTAAGACAAGGACGTTAAGTAAAATAACTGCCCTGACCACCATTCAATACCTCAACAAATTTATCTTTAAAAGGAACATGAATCACATTAAAATAAATTTAGTCTGA
- a CDS encoding LacI family DNA-binding transcriptional regulator: MSTEVTLKKLADMLNLSISTVSRALKDHPDISTDTKIKVKELAAVLDYEPNTYAINLRTNHSKEFGVIVPGIANDFYQAFISSLEEDARQYGFSLIIMQSGDDPLIELENVKRCKQNRMAGLFVSITSKTVDIHNFLKLDEQHIPVIFFDKVPAFEACNKVCVADSKAATMAAEALVLKRKKNILSLFGNAQLSITQRRFESFKQAFIKYGADSNLLIFNTHSSLEALEITTTQLLLNKQIDAIFCMNDEILIGAMKAVQKLGLRIPTDIGIIAISEGIIPQLYYPEITYVETSGFKLAKMAFARMLACLAGSSYVQELKIDSIVVDGGSL, from the coding sequence ATGTCTACTGAAGTAACCCTAAAAAAGCTTGCTGATATGCTTAATCTAAGTATATCTACCGTCTCCAGAGCCCTTAAGGACCACCCCGATATATCCACCGATACCAAAATAAAAGTAAAAGAGCTGGCTGCCGTATTAGATTATGAACCAAATACTTATGCAATTAACCTGCGCACTAACCATAGTAAAGAGTTTGGGGTAATTGTGCCAGGCATTGCCAATGATTTTTATCAGGCATTTATTAGTTCGCTAGAGGAAGATGCCCGGCAATACGGATTCTCGCTGATTATTATGCAATCCGGAGACGACCCGCTAATTGAACTTGAGAACGTTAAACGATGCAAGCAAAACCGGATGGCTGGTTTATTTGTATCCATCACATCTAAAACGGTTGATATTCATAATTTTTTAAAACTCGACGAACAACATATCCCCGTTATATTTTTTGATAAGGTTCCGGCTTTTGAAGCTTGCAATAAAGTTTGCGTGGCCGATTCAAAGGCGGCTACAATGGCTGCCGAAGCATTGGTTTTAAAACGAAAAAAAAACATTCTTTCTCTTTTTGGAAACGCGCAGCTATCAATAACGCAGCGTAGGTTCGAGTCCTTCAAGCAGGCTTTCATCAAGTATGGGGCAGATTCAAACTTATTGATTTTTAACACCCATTCGTCTCTTGAAGCACTCGAAATTACCACTACGCAACTATTGCTTAACAAACAAATAGATGCGATTTTTTGCATGAACGATGAGATACTGATAGGTGCTATGAAGGCCGTTCAGAAACTGGGCTTACGTATACCTACAGACATCGGGATTATAGCAATAAGCGAAGGCATTATACCTCAGTTGTATTATCCCGAAATTACTTACGTTGAAACCAGCGGCTTTAAACTTGCCAAAATGGCCTTTGCAAGAATGCTGGCATGTTTAGCGGGCAGCTCATATGTACAGGAACTAAAAATAGACTCCATTGTTGTTGACGGCGGATCTCTATAA